The segment TGTGGGGCAAAGTTGCCTGGAGTCATTCACTGCGAACCAGTTGTAAAGAAGCCCGTAAGTATCTGTCCAGGAAGCCACGTTCTCATAATGGCAAAAGGCGCCTTCCGTGGCTATTAGCCAGGGAGTCCAGTTGGTTACATTGGGTATGAGGTCTCCATTGCGGTATTTTGTGGTTTTGAGGTTTTCTTTCATCCAAACTTGCGATCCGATCTTTACGGTCTCGTAAACATTGCCATCTATATCGGTTACTGGTGGCTGGGGGTCTTCACCCTGGTCTTTTTTGCAAGCATGGTTGGCCAATACCAGGATAGTTGTAAATAGTATTACGAGCAGGAAGCGGAAGGGTTTTTTGGGAGTACTCATGGTAAAAGATTTTATGTTATTCAGCATGCCGAATTATTCCTTGTTCTTATAATGATACTTAATGGTAAGCTGTGGACGGTAGTCCGGCCTGGCGGTTTCATCGCCCGAGAAAATGGCCCAGATGCCGCTTGAAAGGGGAGAGGGGAGATTTACATTGCCATCGGGAATGAATTGAAGCCTGAATTGAAATTTGGTTATACTCGGGTAAGTTTTGATGAAGTTGTTTAATGTAGTGGTGAGGTTCAAAGGGTATTCCTTCAATACGTTATAACCCCAGCTGGCAATGGTTCCGCAATCGTTATAGGAAATAAGGTCGTAAGCAGAAGCCTCGAGCGAACCATACATGACCATAAAACAGTTCACAACTCTTGTGCCCGCGCCATCAAAAGGATGCATGTTGGTGTTTGATTCGTAGACCTGAAGGATCGCTTCGTCAATGATCAATTCGCGATTTGATCCGGGAATAATGTCCGAAACATCAAAACTGATGAAGCTGCGCATAGAATGGCCAGTGGAGTTCCAGCCAATTAGAAGCGACTTTCCTTGTGAATGGCTGTAAAAATCGTGCACTACCCGGTTCGATAAATTTTCAATGTAGCCATCGTCTCCTCCAAGAGAAACGAAGGTTTCAATTTTGGTTGCCACTATGCTGCCATCATCCGACTCGCATGCAGGCAAAAACCCCATGCTGAAAATGGCAAGTGATACAATCAGTGCAATTGGTTTTGTTTTCATAATACCCGGAATTTATGATTTAACTGACATAATCAAATATCAACCAACTTTTTAGGCCGGACAATCATGAATTAGTAAACAGGGGGTTTGGGTTAGCAAACAGCGAATGGAGTCAGGCTTTCAAAATGGTCATTAGTTCTGCCTTCTTGTTTTTCGAAACGCAAAGCTCCCTTCCATCCGACATCACTACCGAACCGCCATCACCTTTGTTGTACCTGACAATTTCGTGAATGTTTACAAGGAATGAGTGATGAATCCTGAAAAAATAATGGGCGTGAAGCCTTTCTTCTACATATTTTATGGTTTTCGAAACCAACAGTTTTTTCCCATTTTTCAAGTGAAGATGCACATAGTTGCTGTCACCCACCAGGTATAAAATGTCTTGTTCGTTCAGGATTTCCAACCCATTGTTGGTAGGTAAAGCTATTTTGGAAAAGTGGTTGTTGCCCTGCTTCAAGTTTTCAAGAAGTACATTTAAATATTCGGTGTTGGAGTGAATGGCCTGGGAGTTTTTTTTCATTTTAATTCGTTCTTCAACGGTTTTTACCGCTTGCACCAGTTCCAAACGGTCGATGGGTTTCAGCAAATAATCGGCAGCGCTAACCTTAAAAGCTTTGATGGCGTAATTGTCGTAGGCAGTGGTGAAAATAATCTCGAAATTCACCTCTTCCAGCATGCTGATCAAATCGAAGCCGTTCATCTTGGGCATGGCAATGTCTAAAAAAATGAGTTCGGGCTGGTGGGTCTGGATGGATTTCAAACCGCATTCGCCGCTCAAACAGGTGTCGACAATGGTAACCTGCGGGCAATATTTCTTAATCAAAATCGACAAGGCATCAATACAATGTTGCTCATCATCTATAATTAAGGCTTTCATGGCAATTAAATTGTGGTTATCAAAGGTAGCATGATGGTGATCTTCGTTCCTGCAGGTTTGTGGTTTTGATCATGTAAGTCGGAAATCGAAATTTTTGCATCGCTGCTGTATAAGCTTTTAATGATGGCTATCCGGTCGGCTGTTATCGACATTCCAACCGATTTATTTTGCGGCGTGAAGTGGCTTTTGAATTCGGCAGCCTTCTCCCTGCCCACTCCATTGTCCTGAATTTTAAAAATGATGTGCTGCCCGTTTTTTTGAGCTGAAACCTCAATTCTGCCTCTGGTTTCCTTGTGAAGCAGGCCGTGCCACACGGCATTCTCAACATAGGGTTGCAAAAGCAAGGGGGGCACATACACCCGGTTGGTGTCCAAAAATTTGTCCGTTTTTATGGAAAAATCAAACCGATTGTCAAACCTGAGCTGCTCCAGTTCCAAGTAAATCTTCAGGGCATCCAATTCATCTTCAAGGCAAACCAGCTTGTGCTTGGCGTTATTCAAAACCGCGCGTATCAGGCGGGCAAACTTGTTCAGGTAATCCGAGGCGGCTTCGGTCTTGTTTTTTAAAATAAAGGTGTTGATGCTGTTGAGCGAGTTGAAAATAAAATGCGGGTTCATCTGGGCCCTGAGCGACTGCATTTCCACTTCGGCAATCTTTTTCTCGAAGTCTGATTTGATCTTTTCTTGACTCTTTATTCTGCTTACCCTATAGCGAAAAATCCCAAAAATTATCAGCAAGCCTACTAAAAAAACTGCAATAAAGAACCAGGTCGTTTGATAAAAAAAGGGCTTAATGGTGAATTCCACTTCCGCTTCCTGGTCAAACCATAAACCCCTGTGAGCCGCCTTCACCACGAAGCGGTATTTGCCAGGCGGCAAGTTGGTGTAATTGGCCATGCCTGGTGCTATGATTATGCTTTTTTGATCGTCATAACCCAGCAACTGGTATTCATAATGAATGCGGTCGGCATCCTGAAAACAAATAGCAGTAAAACGCAACCTGACATTTCTTTCGGAAGGCTTCAATATGAAAGAGGAATTGTGCCGGCCTGGGCCAAGTTGGATGATCCTTTCACCATTCACCTCAATATCCTCAATAATTAGGTTTATAATGTTTTTCGAAACATTCAGGACCGACACATTCTGGCTTTCATAAGCGCCGCTTCCAGTCAGGTAAATGTTGTCCTGCCAGTCAATGAATATTCGGTCGTCGAGTGATTTCAGTTCATGCAGTCCGTTTCTTTTGTCAAAGGCATTAAATTGTTCGGTGTAGGGGTTGAAAAACAGCAAGCCCTCGTTTATAATCCAGAAATTATGGTTTGAGTCGGTGGCAATACGCGAAACATTGGGGTCGTTAAGCCCATGCACCGTGTGAAACAATTTTAAAGAAATTTCATCCTCGTTTTCTGTGATTCGAAGCAGCCCCTTGCCGGGAATGCAAGCCCAGATTCTTCCCAAACTGTCGGTTGCAAACCCCTGGACGGTTTGGTTCCTGATACCCAAATTTTTCATCTCATTGGGGAATTCCGTAATAAACCTTTCGGTCTCAATGTCATAAACCCCGAACCCGTCGTAAGAACCAATCCAGAGCCGGTTTTTGTGGTCCACCATCAGGTCGTTGTAGTACCTGCTTTTAAATAAACTGTTGGGATTGCCCGGGTCATGTTGCAGATAATGCACTGTTTTCCGGTCTTTGCCAATTCGAATCAGACCATGGCGCGGGGCCGAAACCCAAAGGTTATGGTTCTGATCTTCCACGAGCTCGCGCAGAAAGGTAGTGGTGTCATTAAAGGAGATGAATTTGTTGTCACCGTCACGAAACACCCTTAAAGATTGGCTTGCCGGATCAATATACAATAAATGGTTTCTAAGGCTGGTGGCCCAGATTACGCCCCTATGGTCGCGGAAAATGGAATAAATTCTTGCATTGGGTTTTACATCCTCCGAATCTTTTATAAAGCCCCAATCGCCGGTTTGTACATCTTTAAAAATGATGTTGTGCCTGCTGTCAGTACCCAGGTAAAGCATCTCTTCGCTTTCGGCCCTGAAAATGCTTCGTATTGTTTCAACTCCGTAAGGCAAAACCTGCCTTTGAAACGAACGGTAGGAATTGTCCAGAAAATTCAGGCCTTCCTTACCACCCACCCACAAATCCCCATTCTTGTCAATTAAAATATTGCATTGCAGATAGTTCGACAGCAATGACCTGGGGTTGGTATCGGATTTTGGATAAGACCTGAAGGTCCTGGTCCTTTTGTTGAAAACCGCAAGGCCTTCACCAACCGTTGCAAGCCAAAGCTCCTCATCGTTTTTCCTTTCAATAAAAAGAATGGTGAGAAGGTCTTTATCAGAAATAGTAAATATTTCCCACTCCATGGTCACCAAGTTTAGTTTTTTTAGTCCCGTGGCCCATTCGCCGGTCCAAAGCACTGAGTCACCGTCGAAAAACAGTGACTGAGAAGCGGGTCGGTGACTGGTATCCTTTTCGGGTTCCAGAAAAACCGAATGCGTTTTCTTATCAATGAATAAAATGCCTCCCTGGGTGCTTGCCACGATTTGATCCTTGTTGCGTGGGTGGGCATCAACCTGGTAAACCCATGAAAGGAGGCTTTCGTCTGGAAGGCTTTTTTCATCTGCCTGAAGCATCCATTTAATTCTGTCGTTTTTTCGGTCAAAATGCGCCAGACCGTTGGAAGTGGCAATCCAAATGCTGCCATCAGGGTCCTCAAAAAAGTAATGAACCTCTACCGCCGGGAAATGATATCCCTCGACGGCGAAGGGGTGGTAATTGGTAAAAACATCAAAAACAGGATCGTAAATAGAGAAACCATTATTGGTGCCAACCCACAAAAGGGAGTCGCTGCTTTCATATAAGGCAAGAATTAAATTTTCGGAAAGTGAAGTGGGATCTTCGGGGTTGTGCCCGAAAACTTTCATCGAATGCCCATCATACCTGGCTAGCCCGTTGTCGGTGGCAATCCAGAGATAGCCTGTTACGTCCTGTGAAACCCAGCGAACCACATCAGATGGCAGGCCTTCCTCTTTGGTGAAATGTCTGAAATACAAAGTTTCTGCCTCACGAGCGAGCCCTCCCCCGAATTGGGCAGAAAGTTCCAACGTTAACGAAAGCAATAGCAAAGCAATCGGAATTGTGGTAGAATTCCTTTTCACTTTTGAGCCCTTTAATTTTTTCTAAATTTAGGGATTTATTGATATTGAGGGTGCAATAATGAGTAAAGGAGGGGTTTGAATTAGCAAAAAGAGGCTGGAAGGTGCGAAAATTTTTATTTATAGGGCGCGTTGGGATATTCCAGAAAGGATTCCCGAACCAGAATTTATTTACCTTTGCCCCGCAAAAATCCCAGATGACTTTGAATGAAGAAACTAAACCCGGCCTGAAGGAGTGGATGGTCCTGGTGTTGCTGATGCTCATCTGGGGCAGCTCGTTCATTTTGATGAAGAAGGGCCTGGTTTCGTTTACGGGGATGGAACTGGGCGCCCTGCGAATCAGCATTTCGTTTGCGGTGCTGGTGCCTTTTGTTTTCCGACGGATCAGGAAAGTACCCTTAAACAAGTTGAAGTATTTTGCCCTTGCGGGGGTGGTGGGCAACGGGGTGCCGCCCTTTTTGTTTGCCATTGCCCAGACGCGCATCGACAGTTACCTGGCCGGGGTGCTCAATTCGCTTACACCCCTGTTTACCCTGCTGGTGGGCGTGATGTTTTTTGGTATCCGTACCCGCTGGATCAACGTGCTGGGGGTGGTTCTCGGGCTGGTGGGCGCCGTGGGGCTGCTCACCGCTGTGCACGACCCCGCCCTGGGCAACGGCATCCTATACGGGTTGATCATTGTGCTTGCCACCATTTTCTATGCCCTTAACATGAACATCATCAAAAGGTTCCTGGTGGGTTTTGATGCCGTGACCATTACCTCGGTGGTCTTCACCATCATTGGTATTCCTGCTGTCATTTACCTGTTTGCCGGAACGGGATTTGCTGAGAAAATGGTCGTTGGTGGACAGAACTGGATCAGTTTGGGGTATGTGGCCTTGTTGGCCATTTTTGGTACGGCAATTAGCATGGTGATGCACAACTGGCTGATCAGGCGAACCTCAGCACTCTTTGCCTCTACAGTAACCTATATGATGCCCATCGTGAGCATCTTCTGGGGGGTACTCGACGGGGAAGCCTTCCTGCTGGTTTATCTGCTCTGGATTACCCTTATCCTGGTGGGCGTCTATATGGCTAACCGGCAGCCGGGGCTGCTTCGCAGACTGGTTAAGGGCAGGAGGGAAAGGGCCTGAAAGAACTAAAGAAATGGGCTCATAGACTTGGTTTCGGCATTGAAAATAAACCCTGGCAGCAGGCTTTTGGGTTGAAAGAAATGTTTAAATACCACAACTTCAAAATAATATTTGACCATTTTTATAAAAAGGCATTGTTGGTTGAGAAAAAATTTTCTATCTTTGCACCCCAATATTTGAAGTAAACATCATAATCAAAATAGAAATGTACGCAATTGTTGAGATAGGCGGGCAGCAGTTTAAGATCGCCAAAGATCAGAAGCTTTATGTAAACCTTATCCACCAGGATGAAGGTGCAGAGCTTGAATTTGACAAGGTGTTGTTGCTGGCCGACGGTGATAAGGTACAGATTGGTACCCCCGTATTGGATGGCGCCAAGGTGAAAGCCAAGTTACTGGCCCACGTTAAGGCCGACAAGGTATTGGTTTTCAAGAAGAAGAGAAGGAAAGGCTATCAGAAGATGAACGGCCACCGTCAGCCCCTGACCCACATCCAAATCGAAGAGATCGTTGCTTAAGGTATTTGCAAACAGAAAAAATAAAACGATATGGCACACAAGAAAGGAGTTGGTAGCTCACGTAACGGCCGCGAATCGCATAGCAAGCGTCTCGGCGTGAAGGTATTTGGCGGCCAGTTGGCCACTGCCGGCAACATTATTGTAAGGCAAAGAGGCACCACCCACTTTCCCGGTAATAACGTGGGAATGGGCAAGGACCACACCCTGTTTGCCCTGGTTGATGGCAAGGTGGTTTTCAAAAAGAAAGCCGGAGACAAGTCTTTTGTTTCCATTGAGCCTGTTGCCGCTGCCGAATAAAGGCTACCGCAAGGAATCTTAAATCCTGCCATTGCAGGATTTTTTTTTAGGATACAGCCATGGGCTGTTCCACAACAGGAGAGATGCCAGAGCGGTCGAATGGGGCGGTCTCGAAAACCGTTGTCCGCGTCAGCGGACCCAGGGTTCGAATCCCTGTCTCTCCGCCATACAAAGGGTTCCCGCCGGAAGGCGGGAATCCTTTTTTATGTACGCATCCCAAACAGAGTTTGAGGGTGCGTACATAAAAAAATACCTGAGCGGAGCGAAGGAACCCTTTGCATGAGCCACCCCCCTTGAGGGATCACTTGAAGTAATCCCTGTCTCTCCGCCATACAAAGGGTTCCCGCCGGAAGGCGGGAATCTTTTTTTGTAAAAGGCTTATTGTTAACGTCCATTTTTTTCTCAATCTCAACCTTAACTTTTCCCCCAGCCTCAATCCTAACCTTAATCTCAGGCTGAACCTCAACCTTAACCTTTCTTTCTTGCTCATAGTCGGCGAATTCTTCTTAATTTTGAGGCTGCAATCTTCAAAAAGCCTAATTTCTTATGATCGAGATACAAATCATCCGCAACCAACCGGCAGAGGTGGTTGAACGCCTGAAAGTAAAGAATTTTGATGCCGCCGCCATTATTGACCGCATTCTGGAAGTGGATGGAGAACGCCGCCGCACGCAGAAGAGCCTGGATGACACCCTGGCCGAGAGCAATCAGCTGGCCCGCGACATCGGTGCCCTGTTCAAATCGGGCAAACGGGAGGAGGCAGAAAGCCTGAAAGAACGCACCGCCCTGCTCAAGCAACAGGTGAAGGCGCTGCAGGAGATCCTGGAAGGCCTGTCGGCCGAACAGGACAAACTGGTGTTACAGCTGCCCAACCTTCCTCACGGCAGCGTGCCTGTCGGAAAATCGTCGGAAGACAATACCATCGTTCATTCGGAGGGAGAAATTCCCGCCCTGGCAACAGGGGCTTTGCCCCATTGGGAGCTTGCGAAGCAATACGACCTTATCGATTTTGAATGCGGCACCCGTATCACAGGCGCTGGATTCCCTGTTTATAAAGGCAAGGGGGCGCGCCTGCAAAGGGCACTCATTGGCTTTTTCCTCGACAATGCCGTGGAGGCAGGATATACCGAATACCAGCCACCGCTGATGGTGAATGAAGCCTCGGCCTATGCAACAGGGCAGCTTCCCGATAAGGAGGGACAGATGTATCACGTGCAGCTCGATAACCTCTACCTAATCCCAACGGCCGAGGTTCCGGTGACCAACTTTTTTCGCGATATGATCCTGCGTCAGCAAGATCTGCCGGTAATGAGCACCGCCTATTCGGCTTGCTTCCGGCGTGAGGCCGGGTCTTACGGTAAGGATGTCAGGGGCCTGAACCGCCTGCATCAGTTCGACAAAGTGGAGATCGTGCAGATCACCCACCCTGATAAGAGTTACGACACTCTGGATGAAATGGTGAAATATGTTTCGGGCTTGCTGCAAAAGCTGGAGTTGCCTTTCAGGGTAGCCAGGCTCTGCGGGGGCGACCTGAGTTTTGCCTCGGCCCTGACTTACGATATGGAGGTGTATTCGGCCGCCCAGCAAAGGTGGCTTGAGGTAAGCTCCATCTCCAATTTCGAGACTTTCCAGTCGAACCGCATGAAACTCCGCTTTCGCGGCGAGGATGGGAAGACCACTCTGGCCCATACGCTGAACGGAAGTGCACTGGCCCTTCCGCGCATCGTGGCTGCATTGCTCGAGAACAATCAAACACCTCAAGGCATTCGTATTCCCAAAGCCCTTCAACCTTATACTGGTTTTGAGGTGATCGCATAGTGCATTCGTGCCCTTACCGGCAAAACAATTGGTACCTGCAGGCGTTTTACAGGTAACGCAATCCCTGCTTTGAAATGAAAAAGCTGTTCTTCGCATTCATACTGGGTTCTTTTGTGCTGATGGCCGTTCCGGCCATTGCACAGGACAGAACCGACGAGCTTTTGGCTGCCCAGTATTTCAGGGAGGGCGATTATGAAAAGGCTGCGGCCCTTTACGAAGCCCTGATGGATAAAAACCCTGATCCGGTGGCCTACAGCAACTACCTGGAATGCTTGTTTGCCCTTGAGGATTTTCGCAAGGCTGAACGCCTGGTGAGAAACCGTATGCGCGAACAGCCCGATCAGGTTGGTTTTGAAATAGACCTGGGATGGGTGTACGACCGCGCCGGAGAAACCCGGAAAATGCAAAGGCAGTTTGACGGCATTATGAAAGAGATGCAGGCTGATCCCCGCAGGGTTGTGGCCCAGGCAGAAGCATTCGGAAATCGCGGATACATTGACCTGGCAATCGACACTTACCTTCGTGGACGCCGCCTGATGGGCAGTAACTACCCCGTTCATTTGAAGCTGGCACCCCTTTACAGGCGTAAAGGTGACCTGAATGCCATGATGGGTGAATACATCGATTATGTGGAAGCTACTCCTTCGGCCACCGAACAGGTGAGGGGCATCCTGCAGGATGCCATTACCGATGACCCTGACTTTTCAAGGAATGATGCCTTGCATGAGGTGCTGTTGACACGAACGCAGGAAAATCCAAGTAACACTCTATATTCTGAGATGCTGCTCTGGCTCTCGCTACAGCAAAAGGATTTCCGGATCGCCCTGATGCAGGCGCGTGCCCTCGACCGCCGCCTCCGCCAGGAAGGTGAACTGGTGCTTGAAGTGGCCCAACTGGCTGCCACCAATGAAGACTATGGCATTGCCAGTCAGGCCTTTCAATACCTCCTCGACAAGGGACCAGATAACCTGCATTATATGGATGCGCTGACTGGATTCCTTGATGCAAGGTTCAAGGAGGTCACTTCTTCGTATGATTATAGCAGAGAAGACCTTTTGAAGGTTGAAGCCGATTATGAAGCAGCCCTTAAGGAGCTTGGGACTCAGGCCGAGACCGTTAAGCTGATCCGTAACCTGGCTAACCTGCAGGCTTTTTACATGGGAAAACTTGAAACTGCCATTGAATTGCTGGAAACCACCCTGGATATGCCCGATGTGAATAATCGGATCAAAGCCGAATGCCGCATTGAACTGGCCGATATCCTGTTGCTTTCCGGGCAGGTTTGGGATGCGACCTTGCTTTACTCACAGGTCGACAAAAGGTTTAGGGATGATCCGCTTGCCCACGAAGCTAAATATAAGAATGCACGCCTTTCGTTTTATATCGGTGAGTTTGATTGGGCGAAGGCACAGCTTGACGTCCTGAAGGCTGGAACCTCAAGGCTGATTGCCAACGATGCCATGCAACTCTCCCTTCGCATCCAGGATAATGTTGGATCTGATGGCAATACGGAACCTCTCCAGATGTATGCCCGGGCCGAATTGCTTACCTTTATGAACCACTATGGGGAAGCCCTTGAGGTATTTGACTCTATCACCAGGATATTTCCAACCCATGCGATTCACGATGATGTGCTTTTTGCCCGTGCACAGATCATGCTTACCCAAAACAATTTTGAAGAGGCCGATCAACTCTTTAACCGCATCGTGGAGACCTACCCCCAGGGTCTGCTGGCCGACGAGGCCCTGTTCAGGCGCGCTGACCTCCAGGAAAAAGTTTTTGGTAGACTTGAAAGTGCCATGACCCTATATCAGCAACTGCTGTCGGATTACCCCGGAAGCCTGAATGCTGTGGCTGCCCGCAACCGTTTCAGGGCCTTAAGAGACGGAATGGTAAATTAATGCTTTATGCCTCAACCCGTCAGACCAAAGAAATTCCTGGGACAGCATTTCCTGCGCGATGAAAACATCGCACGAAAAATTGCCGGCAGTCTTACCGGGTTTGGAAAATACAAAAAGATACTCGAAATAGGACCGGGTACCGGGGTGTTGAC is part of the Bacteroides sp. genome and harbors:
- a CDS encoding fibrobacter succinogenes major paralogous domain-containing protein; this encodes MSTPKKPFRFLLVILFTTILVLANHACKKDQGEDPQPPVTDIDGNVYETVKIGSQVWMKENLKTTKYRNGDLIPNVTNWTPWLIATEGAFCHYENVASWTDTYGLLYNWFAVNDSRQLCPTGWHVPTKNEWNTLVNFAGGENEAGNRLKEQGTVHWNGPNTGASDTYGFTAIPGGYRTGAFNSPGYYAIWWSSTSESPEDSWILTLIANNSNAYIERQGNIAGHSVRCVKD
- a CDS encoding LytTR family DNA-binding domain-containing protein — its product is MKALIIDDEQHCIDALSILIKKYCPQVTIVDTCLSGECGLKSIQTHQPELIFLDIAMPKMNGFDLISMLEEVNFEIIFTTAYDNYAIKAFKVSAADYLLKPIDRLELVQAVKTVEERIKMKKNSQAIHSNTEYLNVLLENLKQGNNHFSKIALPTNNGLEILNEQDILYLVGDSNYVHLHLKNGKKLLVSKTIKYVEERLHAHYFFRIHHSFLVNIHEIVRYNKGDGGSVVMSDGRELCVSKNKKAELMTILKA
- a CDS encoding two-component regulator propeller domain-containing protein, with protein sequence MKRNSTTIPIALLLLSLTLELSAQFGGGLAREAETLYFRHFTKEEGLPSDVVRWVSQDVTGYLWIATDNGLARYDGHSMKVFGHNPEDPTSLSENLILALYESSDSLLWVGTNNGFSIYDPVFDVFTNYHPFAVEGYHFPAVEVHYFFEDPDGSIWIATSNGLAHFDRKNDRIKWMLQADEKSLPDESLLSWVYQVDAHPRNKDQIVASTQGGILFIDKKTHSVFLEPEKDTSHRPASQSLFFDGDSVLWTGEWATGLKKLNLVTMEWEIFTISDKDLLTILFIERKNDEELWLATVGEGLAVFNKRTRTFRSYPKSDTNPRSLLSNYLQCNILIDKNGDLWVGGKEGLNFLDNSYRSFQRQVLPYGVETIRSIFRAESEEMLYLGTDSRHNIIFKDVQTGDWGFIKDSEDVKPNARIYSIFRDHRGVIWATSLRNHLLYIDPASQSLRVFRDGDNKFISFNDTTTFLRELVEDQNHNLWVSAPRHGLIRIGKDRKTVHYLQHDPGNPNSLFKSRYYNDLMVDHKNRLWIGSYDGFGVYDIETERFITEFPNEMKNLGIRNQTVQGFATDSLGRIWACIPGKGLLRITENEDEISLKLFHTVHGLNDPNVSRIATDSNHNFWIINEGLLFFNPYTEQFNAFDKRNGLHELKSLDDRIFIDWQDNIYLTGSGAYESQNVSVLNVSKNIINLIIEDIEVNGERIIQLGPGRHNSSFILKPSERNVRLRFTAICFQDADRIHYEYQLLGYDDQKSIIIAPGMANYTNLPPGKYRFVVKAAHRGLWFDQEAEVEFTIKPFFYQTTWFFIAVFLVGLLIIFGIFRYRVSRIKSQEKIKSDFEKKIAEVEMQSLRAQMNPHFIFNSLNSINTFILKNKTEAASDYLNKFARLIRAVLNNAKHKLVCLEDELDALKIYLELEQLRFDNRFDFSIKTDKFLDTNRVYVPPLLLQPYVENAVWHGLLHKETRGRIEVSAQKNGQHIIFKIQDNGVGREKAAEFKSHFTPQNKSVGMSITADRIAIIKSLYSSDAKISISDLHDQNHKPAGTKITIMLPLITTI
- a CDS encoding DMT family transporter; amino-acid sequence: MNEETKPGLKEWMVLVLLMLIWGSSFILMKKGLVSFTGMELGALRISISFAVLVPFVFRRIRKVPLNKLKYFALAGVVGNGVPPFLFAIAQTRIDSYLAGVLNSLTPLFTLLVGVMFFGIRTRWINVLGVVLGLVGAVGLLTAVHDPALGNGILYGLIIVLATIFYALNMNIIKRFLVGFDAVTITSVVFTIIGIPAVIYLFAGTGFAEKMVVGGQNWISLGYVALLAIFGTAISMVMHNWLIRRTSALFASTVTYMMPIVSIFWGVLDGEAFLLVYLLWITLILVGVYMANRQPGLLRRLVKGRRERA
- the rplU gene encoding 50S ribosomal protein L21; translated protein: MYAIVEIGGQQFKIAKDQKLYVNLIHQDEGAELEFDKVLLLADGDKVQIGTPVLDGAKVKAKLLAHVKADKVLVFKKKRRKGYQKMNGHRQPLTHIQIEEIVA
- the rpmA gene encoding 50S ribosomal protein L27; protein product: MAHKKGVGSSRNGRESHSKRLGVKVFGGQLATAGNIIVRQRGTTHFPGNNVGMGKDHTLFALVDGKVVFKKKAGDKSFVSIEPVAAAE
- the serS gene encoding serine--tRNA ligase gives rise to the protein MIEIQIIRNQPAEVVERLKVKNFDAAAIIDRILEVDGERRRTQKSLDDTLAESNQLARDIGALFKSGKREEAESLKERTALLKQQVKALQEILEGLSAEQDKLVLQLPNLPHGSVPVGKSSEDNTIVHSEGEIPALATGALPHWELAKQYDLIDFECGTRITGAGFPVYKGKGARLQRALIGFFLDNAVEAGYTEYQPPLMVNEASAYATGQLPDKEGQMYHVQLDNLYLIPTAEVPVTNFFRDMILRQQDLPVMSTAYSACFRREAGSYGKDVRGLNRLHQFDKVEIVQITHPDKSYDTLDEMVKYVSGLLQKLELPFRVARLCGGDLSFASALTYDMEVYSAAQQRWLEVSSISNFETFQSNRMKLRFRGEDGKTTLAHTLNGSALALPRIVAALLENNQTPQGIRIPKALQPYTGFEVIA
- a CDS encoding tetratricopeptide repeat protein; protein product: MKKLFFAFILGSFVLMAVPAIAQDRTDELLAAQYFREGDYEKAAALYEALMDKNPDPVAYSNYLECLFALEDFRKAERLVRNRMREQPDQVGFEIDLGWVYDRAGETRKMQRQFDGIMKEMQADPRRVVAQAEAFGNRGYIDLAIDTYLRGRRLMGSNYPVHLKLAPLYRRKGDLNAMMGEYIDYVEATPSATEQVRGILQDAITDDPDFSRNDALHEVLLTRTQENPSNTLYSEMLLWLSLQQKDFRIALMQARALDRRLRQEGELVLEVAQLAATNEDYGIASQAFQYLLDKGPDNLHYMDALTGFLDARFKEVTSSYDYSREDLLKVEADYEAALKELGTQAETVKLIRNLANLQAFYMGKLETAIELLETTLDMPDVNNRIKAECRIELADILLLSGQVWDATLLYSQVDKRFRDDPLAHEAKYKNARLSFYIGEFDWAKAQLDVLKAGTSRLIANDAMQLSLRIQDNVGSDGNTEPLQMYARAELLTFMNHYGEALEVFDSITRIFPTHAIHDDVLFARAQIMLTQNNFEEADQLFNRIVETYPQGLLADEALFRRADLQEKVFGRLESAMTLYQQLLSDYPGSLNAVAARNRFRALRDGMVN